Proteins encoded in a region of the Stieleria neptunia genome:
- a CDS encoding Gfo/Idh/MocA family protein, whose product MENHPSRRNFLKTSTAAAAGATLTSTIARTAHAQGSDEIKFALIGCGGRGNGASVNMFKSGGNVKLVAVADAFDGKASATINSLSKRYKDKVDVPAEHKFVGLDAYKKLLEVDADLVIIATPPGFKPQQFEAAVKAGKHIFMEKPVASDATGVRRVLASVEESKKKNLMVGIGLQRRHEAQYLETIGRIHDGAIGDVIATRVYWNGGGIWYRNRTEEQTEMAFQCNNWYHFNWLSGDQICEQHIHNLDVGCWLKGEYPVECNGMGGREQRMDGDPTKSQIFDHTFCEYTFADGTKMFSQGRHLKGSWTHVAEYAHGTKGTADVSGSQISGEGGDWKFSGQRQQGHQQEQNDLIAALGRGEIYNEGEYGALSTFTAILGREACYSGKVIKWDDLLNKGRELAPGIDDYTIDTPPPESALPGPDGKYPIPVPGQYDPFA is encoded by the coding sequence ATGGAAAATCATCCTAGCCGACGTAACTTCTTGAAAACTTCCACTGCCGCTGCCGCCGGCGCGACCCTGACCAGCACGATTGCTCGAACCGCACACGCCCAAGGCAGCGACGAGATCAAGTTCGCTTTGATCGGATGTGGCGGCCGCGGAAACGGTGCCTCGGTCAACATGTTCAAATCCGGCGGCAACGTCAAATTGGTTGCGGTTGCCGACGCGTTTGACGGCAAGGCCTCGGCCACCATCAATTCCCTGTCCAAGCGTTACAAGGACAAGGTCGATGTGCCGGCCGAGCACAAGTTTGTCGGACTCGACGCCTACAAGAAACTGCTGGAAGTCGACGCCGACCTGGTCATCATCGCGACGCCTCCCGGTTTCAAACCGCAACAATTCGAAGCCGCCGTCAAAGCCGGCAAGCACATCTTCATGGAAAAACCGGTCGCCTCCGATGCCACCGGCGTCCGACGCGTCTTGGCCAGCGTCGAAGAATCCAAGAAGAAAAACTTGATGGTCGGCATCGGTCTCCAGCGCCGCCACGAAGCCCAGTATCTGGAAACGATCGGACGCATCCACGACGGCGCGATCGGTGACGTGATCGCCACCCGCGTCTATTGGAACGGCGGCGGCATCTGGTACCGCAACCGCACCGAAGAGCAAACCGAAATGGCATTCCAGTGCAACAACTGGTACCACTTCAACTGGCTTTCCGGCGACCAGATCTGCGAGCAACACATCCACAACCTGGACGTCGGTTGCTGGCTCAAGGGCGAGTACCCCGTCGAATGCAACGGCATGGGCGGACGCGAGCAGCGAATGGATGGCGACCCGACCAAGAGCCAGATCTTTGACCACACCTTCTGCGAATACACCTTCGCCGATGGCACCAAGATGTTCAGCCAAGGCCGTCACCTGAAAGGCTCCTGGACGCACGTCGCCGAGTACGCCCACGGCACCAAGGGAACCGCCGACGTCTCCGGATCACAAATCTCCGGTGAAGGCGGCGATTGGAAATTCAGCGGCCAGCGTCAACAAGGCCACCAGCAAGAGCAGAACGATCTGATCGCGGCTCTCGGCCGCGGAGAGATCTACAACGAAGGCGAGTACGGCGCGTTGTCGACCTTCACCGCCATCCTGGGCCGCGAAGCGTGTTACAGCGGCAAGGTCATCAAATGGGATGACCTGCTGAACAAGGGACGCGAATTGGCGCCCGGGATCGATGACTACACCATCGACACCCCGCCCCCGGAATCGGCGCTGCCCGGCCCCGACGGCAAGTACCCGATTCCCGTCCCCGGCCAGTACGACCCCTTCGCGTGA
- a CDS encoding SAM-dependent methyltransferase, whose amino-acid sequence MTSPDKPTAEPTFAMLCCANGAEKQVKQSIAAAGWRLAFSRPGFVTAKHDQPMALPSGTFIRTAAHSIGHLKDGDGETQVTRLVDLLDETFAGGRVFDQLHVWPRDRLPIGKFGFEPGVDEVAKLVAQRVHQSLAERWVRGDQPNRIAQPGERVLDLVLVDPDDWMIGWHTSAKWHSRWPGGVQPIEPQYEPISRAYYKAAESITWSGFDFAPGDVVVEIGSAPGGACGRLLELGLKVIGIDPAEMDERIANHPRFKHLRARAGDLPRREFRNVKWLLADSNVKPEKTLTTIEHIVTHRECSLSGMLLTMKLGHYDAAGRIDAWLEQIQTWNPVDVQVRQLARNRCEVCLAVQLR is encoded by the coding sequence ATGACCTCTCCCGACAAACCCACCGCCGAGCCAACGTTTGCCATGTTGTGCTGCGCCAATGGCGCCGAAAAACAGGTCAAACAATCGATCGCCGCGGCGGGTTGGCGTTTGGCGTTTTCGCGGCCCGGCTTCGTCACCGCCAAACACGATCAACCGATGGCGTTGCCCAGCGGGACCTTCATCCGCACCGCGGCGCACTCGATCGGCCATCTGAAAGACGGCGATGGCGAAACCCAAGTGACCCGCTTGGTCGACTTGCTGGACGAAACGTTTGCCGGCGGTCGGGTGTTTGATCAACTGCACGTCTGGCCGCGCGATCGCCTTCCGATCGGTAAATTCGGTTTCGAACCCGGGGTCGATGAAGTCGCCAAACTGGTCGCCCAGCGGGTCCATCAGTCGCTGGCGGAGCGATGGGTGCGCGGCGATCAACCCAACCGCATCGCCCAGCCCGGTGAGCGGGTGCTGGATCTGGTGTTGGTCGATCCGGACGACTGGATGATCGGTTGGCACACCTCAGCCAAGTGGCATTCGCGCTGGCCCGGCGGCGTGCAGCCGATCGAGCCGCAATATGAACCGATCTCACGCGCCTACTACAAAGCCGCCGAATCGATCACGTGGAGCGGCTTCGATTTCGCGCCCGGTGATGTGGTGGTGGAAATCGGCAGCGCCCCCGGCGGTGCCTGCGGACGGCTGCTCGAGTTGGGGTTGAAGGTGATCGGAATCGATCCGGCGGAAATGGACGAGCGGATTGCCAATCACCCGCGATTCAAACACCTCCGCGCCCGCGCCGGGGATCTTCCCCGCCGAGAGTTCCGCAACGTCAAATGGCTACTGGCCGATTCGAACGTGAAACCGGAAAAGACACTCACGACGATCGAACACATCGTGACGCACCGTGAATGCTCGTTGTCGGGAATGTTGCTGACGATGAAGCTGGGCCACTACGACGCGGCGGGGCGAATCGACGCTTGGCTGGAGCAGATCCAGACGTGGAACCCGGTCGACGTGCAAGTGCGTCAACTGGCCCGAAACCGCTGTGAAGTCTGCCTCGCCGTGCAGTTGCGGTAA
- a CDS encoding amidohydrolase family protein: MTIAQNPPPQDTRRQAASEPAASESDASPLQLPLDGRDGRELLLRNFRPNSKLVVPQHPRHAAAMPVVDVHTHFHYRLRDSKEALDDFVQLMDRNHIAVCVSLDGKLGAQLDHHREFLWTDYRDRFAIFANIDWQGNAPRDQPALWPCQRPGFADRTAAQLEQAAKQGVSGLKLFKRFGLQYKNPDGTLIKIDDPRWDPIWAKCGELGLPIIIHTADPAAFFDPIDETNERWEELSRHPDWSFHGDAFPSRQELFEARNRVIARHPKTQFIGAHVANNPEDLKVVAGWLDAYPNLWIEPASRIAELGRQPFTAREFLIRYQDRLLFGTDGPWPETRLQLYWRFFETRDESFPYSEKVPPPQGLWQIYGVDLPDEVLRKLYFENAGKLIPGIRQRLETWAKN, from the coding sequence ATGACCATCGCCCAAAATCCGCCGCCGCAGGACACGCGCCGGCAGGCTGCCAGTGAACCGGCTGCCAGTGAATCGGACGCGTCGCCCTTGCAGCTGCCGCTGGACGGACGTGACGGACGCGAATTGCTGCTGCGGAATTTTCGTCCAAATTCCAAACTGGTCGTCCCCCAGCATCCGCGACACGCTGCGGCAATGCCCGTCGTCGATGTTCACACCCATTTCCATTATCGGCTGCGTGATAGCAAAGAAGCCCTCGATGACTTCGTCCAACTGATGGATCGCAACCACATCGCGGTTTGTGTTTCGCTGGACGGGAAACTCGGCGCTCAACTGGATCACCACCGAGAGTTTCTCTGGACCGACTATCGCGATCGCTTTGCCATCTTTGCCAACATCGACTGGCAGGGAAACGCGCCTCGAGATCAACCGGCGTTGTGGCCCTGTCAGCGGCCGGGGTTCGCCGACCGCACCGCCGCCCAGCTCGAACAAGCCGCCAAACAGGGCGTCAGTGGGCTGAAGCTGTTCAAGCGATTCGGGCTGCAGTACAAAAATCCCGACGGGACGCTGATCAAGATCGACGACCCGCGGTGGGATCCGATTTGGGCCAAGTGCGGCGAGTTGGGGTTACCGATCATCATCCACACCGCCGATCCGGCCGCGTTCTTCGATCCGATCGATGAGACCAACGAGCGCTGGGAAGAACTCAGTCGTCACCCCGACTGGAGCTTTCACGGCGACGCCTTTCCATCGCGTCAGGAGTTGTTCGAGGCCCGCAACCGGGTGATCGCGCGTCATCCGAAGACGCAGTTCATCGGCGCCCACGTCGCCAACAACCCCGAGGACTTAAAAGTCGTCGCCGGGTGGCTGGACGCGTACCCGAATCTGTGGATCGAACCGGCGTCGCGAATCGCCGAGCTGGGACGGCAACCCTTCACCGCGCGGGAGTTCTTGATTCGCTATCAAGATCGACTCTTGTTCGGCACCGACGGTCCCTGGCCCGAGACACGTCTGCAGCTGTATTGGCGATTCTTCGAGACCCGCGACGAGTCGTTTCCGTACAGCGAAAAAGTGCCCCCGCCGCAAGGGCTTTGGCAGATCTATGGTGTCGATCTGCCCGACGAGGTGTTGAGGAAACTGTATTTCGAAAACGCCGGCAAGCTGATTCCGGGGATCCGCCAGCGACTTGAAACTTGGGCGAAAAATTGA
- a CDS encoding DUF1552 domain-containing protein encodes MPKTLSRRTVLRGAGVSLALPLLDVMSSSRLLSAAEATARPPLRMAFFYVPNGMHMPDWTPQKAGYKYDLPPTLERIADFQDDINVLSGLTLDGARAHGDGGGDHARSVAAFLTGAHPRKTNGADIQNGISVDQATAKYVGDQSRFASLELGLEASAQAGNCDSGYSCAYASNMSWRGPTNPMAKEIDPGAVFDRLFAGKSVKATKQAKTKRELFRKSVLDFALEDAKRLHQALPAVDRRKLDEYLYAVRDVEKRLGGAERLRFDESGVPDYPRPSGVPRELDKHSDLMMDMVTLAFQTDSTRILSFMFTNAGSNRSYKEIGVSEGHHELSHHGKSEHKQTQIATINRYHLDRFAYLLGRLRNVREGSRTLLENSMIVYGSGISDGDRHNHDDLPILLAGSAAGRIKTGRHLKYDNGTPLCNLYVWMMQQMGADAKQFGDSNGVIKL; translated from the coding sequence ATGCCCAAAACCCTTTCTCGACGAACCGTTCTGCGTGGCGCCGGTGTCTCGCTGGCCTTGCCGCTGTTGGATGTGATGTCATCAAGCCGCCTGTTGTCCGCCGCGGAAGCAACTGCGCGGCCGCCGCTGCGGATGGCGTTCTTTTATGTGCCCAACGGCATGCACATGCCTGATTGGACGCCACAGAAAGCGGGGTACAAATACGACCTGCCGCCGACGCTCGAGCGGATCGCCGACTTTCAGGATGACATCAATGTGTTGAGCGGGTTGACGCTCGACGGCGCGCGGGCCCACGGCGACGGCGGCGGCGACCACGCCCGCAGCGTGGCTGCGTTTCTGACGGGCGCCCATCCCCGCAAAACCAACGGTGCGGACATCCAAAATGGCATCTCGGTCGATCAAGCGACCGCCAAGTATGTCGGTGACCAATCGCGTTTCGCCTCGCTGGAACTCGGGCTCGAAGCCAGCGCCCAGGCAGGCAATTGCGACAGCGGCTACAGTTGTGCCTACGCATCCAACATGTCGTGGCGCGGGCCGACCAACCCGATGGCCAAGGAAATCGATCCCGGTGCGGTGTTCGATCGGCTGTTCGCCGGAAAGAGCGTCAAAGCGACCAAGCAGGCCAAAACGAAACGTGAACTGTTTCGCAAAAGTGTGCTCGATTTCGCACTCGAAGACGCCAAGCGATTGCATCAAGCCTTGCCGGCCGTGGATCGTCGCAAACTAGACGAGTACCTGTACGCCGTCCGCGATGTGGAAAAACGACTCGGCGGCGCAGAACGTTTGCGGTTCGATGAGAGTGGCGTGCCGGATTACCCGCGCCCCAGCGGTGTGCCTCGGGAGTTGGACAAGCACAGCGATCTGATGATGGACATGGTCACGCTGGCGTTTCAAACCGACAGCACGCGGATCCTGTCGTTCATGTTCACCAATGCCGGCAGCAATCGAAGTTACAAAGAGATCGGCGTCAGCGAGGGGCACCACGAGTTGTCGCACCACGGCAAAAGCGAGCACAAGCAAACGCAAATCGCAACGATCAATCGCTATCATCTGGACCGTTTCGCGTATCTGCTGGGGCGGTTGCGAAATGTCCGCGAAGGCAGCCGGACGCTGCTGGAAAACAGCATGATTGTTTACGGCAGTGGGATCAGCGATGGCGACCGCCACAACCACGACGACCTGCCGATTTTGTTGGCCGGCTCGGCGGCCGGTCGGATCAAGACCGGACGGCATCTGAAGTACGACAACGGCACCCCGCTGTGCAATCTGTACGTCTGGATGATGCAGCAAATGGGCGCCGACGCCAAACAATTCGGCGACAGCAACGGCGTGATCAAGCTGTAG